A genomic region of Labrys wisconsinensis contains the following coding sequences:
- a CDS encoding SDR family oxidoreductase: MDLGLQDRTALVLGSTRGLGEAIARTLAAEGATVIVAGRDEARLAAVVGEIRAAGGKAQALRLDLADRDGLAAALDPLIGPDGLGRIDILVNNGGGPPPGPVAAVEPAQWSHSFETMANAAFTITARLLPGMRARRFGRIVNIVSSGVAQPIPNLGISNAVRAAILGWAKTLAAEVAADGVTVNSVLPGRIHTRRVDELDAAAAGRAGRTVEEIAQASRATIPMGRYGDPQEFADVVAFLASSRASYVTGSQVRVDGGMIRGL, from the coding sequence ATGGACCTCGGCTTGCAGGACAGGACCGCGCTGGTCCTCGGCTCGACCCGCGGCCTGGGCGAGGCCATTGCCCGGACACTGGCGGCCGAAGGCGCCACGGTCATCGTCGCCGGCCGGGACGAGGCCCGCCTCGCCGCGGTCGTGGGCGAGATCCGCGCCGCCGGCGGCAAGGCCCAGGCGCTGCGCCTCGACCTCGCCGACCGGGACGGCCTCGCGGCGGCGCTCGACCCGCTGATCGGGCCGGACGGGCTCGGGCGGATCGACATCCTGGTCAACAACGGCGGCGGCCCGCCGCCGGGGCCGGTCGCAGCGGTGGAGCCTGCGCAGTGGAGCCACAGCTTCGAGACGATGGCCAATGCGGCGTTCACGATCACGGCGCGGCTGCTGCCGGGCATGCGGGCGCGGCGCTTCGGGCGGATCGTCAACATCGTCTCGTCAGGCGTGGCGCAGCCGATCCCCAATCTCGGCATCTCCAACGCCGTGCGCGCCGCGATCCTCGGCTGGGCCAAGACGCTCGCCGCCGAGGTCGCCGCCGACGGGGTGACGGTCAATTCGGTGCTGCCGGGACGCATCCATACCAGGCGCGTCGACGAGCTCGACGCTGCTGCTGCGGGTCGTGCCGGCAGAACCGTCGAGGAGATCGCGCAGGCCTCTCGCGCGACCATCCCGATGGGCCGCTACGGCGACCCGCAGGAATTCGCCGACGTGGTCGCCTTCCTCGCCAGCTCCCGGGCGAGCTACGTCACCGGCTCGCAGGTGCGGGTCGACGGCGGCATGATCCGCGGGCTGTGA
- a CDS encoding hydroxyacid dehydrogenase → MAECLIVQPIHAAGIAVLERAGIRAVQASSAEPAAVLREVAGATAVITRNAGLSAAAIAAAPHLRVIAVHGVGTDPVAVEAATARGIAVVNTPGSNARSVAEHAIALTFALARSIVPADAAARAGDTGFKHRAGLTDLEGATFGVAGFGAAGRVTAGLARSLGMRVLVWSRSTSVAACAEAGAERAESLEALLAAADVVSLHLPLTSATRGLIGPRELALMKPSALLINTGRGALVDEAALAEALRERRIGGAGLDVFVQEPLPAHSPLAGLDTVVLSPHLAGSSRQALERTARLAAEQVVTVLAGGTPPHLVNPAVRAVQPGDTP, encoded by the coding sequence ATGGCGGAGTGCCTGATCGTCCAACCGATCCATGCCGCCGGCATCGCCGTGCTGGAGCGGGCCGGTATCCGCGCCGTCCAGGCTTCGTCCGCCGAGCCGGCGGCGGTGCTGCGCGAGGTCGCCGGCGCCACGGCGGTGATCACCCGCAATGCCGGCCTGTCGGCGGCGGCGATCGCCGCGGCGCCGCATCTGCGGGTCATCGCCGTGCATGGGGTCGGGACCGACCCGGTGGCGGTGGAGGCGGCGACGGCGCGCGGCATCGCCGTGGTCAACACGCCGGGCAGCAATGCCCGCTCGGTCGCCGAGCACGCCATCGCCCTGACCTTCGCGCTGGCGCGGTCGATCGTGCCCGCCGATGCGGCGGCGCGGGCCGGCGACACCGGCTTCAAGCACCGGGCCGGGCTGACAGACCTGGAGGGCGCGACGTTCGGGGTGGCGGGCTTCGGTGCCGCCGGCCGGGTCACGGCCGGGCTGGCGCGCTCGCTCGGCATGCGCGTCCTGGTCTGGTCGCGCAGCACGTCCGTGGCGGCCTGCGCCGAGGCCGGCGCCGAGCGGGCCGAAAGCCTGGAGGCGCTGCTCGCGGCTGCCGACGTCGTCTCGCTGCACCTGCCGCTGACATCGGCGACCCGCGGCCTGATCGGACCGCGCGAGCTGGCGCTGATGAAGCCGTCCGCGCTGCTGATCAACACCGGGCGCGGGGCGCTCGTCGACGAGGCGGCGCTGGCCGAGGCGCTGCGCGAGCGGCGAATCGGCGGCGCCGGCCTGGATGTGTTCGTGCAGGAGCCGCTGCCGGCGCATTCGCCCCTGGCCGGCCTCGACACCGTGGTGCTCAGCCCGCATCTCGCCGGATCCAGCCGCCAGGCGCTGGAGCGCACGGCCCGGCTCGCGGCCGAGCAGGTCGTGACCGTGCTGGCCGGCGGGACGCCGCCGCACCTGGTCAATCCGGCCGTGCGGGCCGTGCAGCCGGGAGACACGCCATGA